In Hydrogenimonas thermophila, the genomic window GTTTTTTAAAAGATAAAGGGCAGGATATAGCAATAAATGCATTGAAACAATGTAAAAGCAAGAATTTAAAACTTTTTTTAATAGGATATGATCAAACAGAGTGGGGAAAGAATATACACAAAATAGTTAATGAGCTTAATCTATCTTCTAAGGTTATTTTTACTGGACAAAAAGATGATATTCCTGCTTTATTATCTGCAATGGATATTTATCTTATGCCATCTAGACGAGAAGCTTTTCCTTTGGCTTTATTAGAAGCTTGTAGTATGCAAAAAGCAATTATAGCATCCAATGTTGGTGGAATACCAGAAATAATTGAAAATGATAATAATGGATATTTATTTGAATGTGAAAATATAAACGAACTCGCAAAAGCTATTGATATATTAGCAAATGATAAGTATAAACGCAAAAAGTTTGGTGATTTAGCAAGAGAAAAATTTATAGAAAACTTTACTTCAGAACAGATGATAAAAAATACTATAAATCTTTACCAAAAAATTATAGGGATATAATATGGCTGGAATTACAATTCTTATGTATCATCAAATAGGTAAATTCCCACCTATGAAAGATCATAGAGCTACCTACTGTGATATAAATAGGTTTAAACAACAAATGTGGTATTTGCATAAATTTAAATATAATGTAATATCATTAGATGAATTGGTTAATATTTTTCAAAATAAAAAAAGTATTCCCTCTAAAACTGTTGTACTTACATTTGATGATGGATATGAAAATTTTTTAACACAAGCAGTTCCAGTTTTAAGTAAATATAATTTTCCAGCCATTGTTTATGTGGTACCTTCATTAATTGGCAAAAAAGCAGAATGGCTTGCACTGGATGGACATCCTACTCCACAGATGTTAACACTTGAGCAACTAAGAGAAGTAAGAAATCTTGGTTTTCAAGTTGGATCGCACAATCTTGTTCATGAACGTATGGCTCAAAAAACACTTAAAGAGCAAATATATGAAGTTATAGAAAGCAAAAAAATTTTGGAAGAATTACTCCAGGAAGAGATAAAACATTTTTGTTATCCTTATGGAAGTTATAATATTGATTCTTTAAAAGCTGTAGAGGCTGGAAATTATACTACAGCAGTTACTTGTCAGCGTGCTGCTGCAACACCTGATTTTGATCTATTAGCTTTGCCTAGAAAAGCAATATCTTTTGGTGATACACTCCTTGGTTTTATTTTTAAACTTCATGCTAAAAATCTTCCCAAAAGTGTTCCTTTACATAGGTAAAGATTTATTTTTGTTTAATCTATAGGGTGTAATAACTATTTTTATAATTTAAATTTACCTTAACTTAAAGTTTGATTTGTCTTAGAATGTAAGTTAGTTTACACTATCGGAATGGGCTAACTACTTCGTAAAAGAGCTTTGATTGAGTCAATTAACGA contains:
- a CDS encoding polysaccharide deacetylase family protein, which encodes MAGITILMYHQIGKFPPMKDHRATYCDINRFKQQMWYLHKFKYNVISLDELVNIFQNKKSIPSKTVVLTFDDGYENFLTQAVPVLSKYNFPAIVYVVPSLIGKKAEWLALDGHPTPQMLTLEQLREVRNLGFQVGSHNLVHERMAQKTLKEQIYEVIESKKILEELLQEEIKHFCYPYGSYNIDSLKAVEAGNYTTAVTCQRAAATPDFDLLALPRKAISFGDTLLGFIFKLHAKNLPKSVPLHR